In Sulfurovum riftiae, one DNA window encodes the following:
- a CDS encoding DUF2207 domain-containing protein, which produces MLLMKRLLLLLFLAAGFNTSFLLAEKIDRFEIDIRVEQSGELFITERIQYNFESQQKHGIFRDIPHQIKREGVIKDIGLDDFSVSMDNAPVTWQQSSRSDPNVGEIIRLKIGSASAYLTGKHLFEIRYRVTMGVLPAAQNEHNDAIRWNIVGSGWNVPIYNVTAIFNLPPSLSKENISISTYTGRYGVTTSTAHSIWHTPNQLEVTIEQLQPHEGATVELAYPAGLLAQSGLENVEPTLWEQFLAHWHWAALVGYLFYFFEMRKKYSGFEDKRSIAVQYFPPKGLSVLQSGLLIDKHADNKDFAAAVLELAHMGYIEIEQAGKYADPVLRKLEKSEEGLTLNQRYLLDQILFPTKTYFVMKKGTAESARKLKNGFEHINDNLYTWSVAEGYMAENPKKTRQQFLIKSLLFLLPVVLLTFYTLFKQMGMDTIFVMIFPVAFGSVGVTLFFTQNNLMQKLMGLVFAGAGLTPAILIPLEHGLSLGSLITGPLGILLLLLGVLIYIYRGIGKFTQKGAYAQKKLLGLQEFIRRVKEDEIKRRLALDPLYLERLLPYAMLFGETKHWLHFFELLSVSTPSWYHGDLNSMRNFDSAVNSAATPPSQSSAGGGFSGGGGFSGGGGGGGGGGSW; this is translated from the coding sequence ATGCTTTTGATGAAAAGGCTTCTTCTCCTCCTGTTTCTGGCGGCAGGATTCAACACCTCTTTTCTGCTTGCCGAGAAGATCGATCGCTTTGAGATCGATATCAGGGTGGAACAGAGTGGTGAACTCTTCATAACCGAGCGCATACAGTACAATTTTGAATCTCAGCAGAAGCATGGAATATTCAGGGACATTCCCCATCAGATCAAACGTGAAGGTGTCATCAAAGATATCGGCCTTGACGATTTCTCTGTAAGTATGGACAATGCGCCTGTCACGTGGCAGCAGAGCAGCAGAAGCGATCCCAATGTAGGCGAGATCATAAGACTGAAGATCGGCAGTGCTTCTGCTTATTTGACAGGCAAACATCTCTTCGAGATACGCTACCGTGTCACAATGGGAGTACTGCCTGCTGCACAGAACGAACACAACGATGCCATTCGCTGGAACATCGTCGGAAGCGGATGGAATGTCCCCATATACAATGTAACAGCCATCTTCAATCTCCCGCCTTCACTCTCCAAGGAGAATATCTCGATTTCTACCTATACCGGAAGATATGGAGTGACCACATCGACGGCACACAGCATCTGGCATACGCCAAACCAGCTGGAGGTGACCATCGAACAGCTCCAGCCCCATGAGGGTGCCACTGTCGAACTGGCCTATCCTGCAGGGCTGCTCGCACAGAGCGGGCTGGAAAATGTCGAACCGACACTCTGGGAACAGTTCCTTGCCCATTGGCACTGGGCAGCATTGGTCGGATACCTCTTCTATTTCTTTGAAATGCGTAAAAAATATTCCGGATTCGAAGACAAACGCTCGATCGCAGTCCAGTACTTCCCGCCAAAAGGCCTCAGTGTCCTGCAGTCAGGACTCCTGATCGACAAACATGCGGACAACAAAGACTTCGCTGCTGCAGTACTGGAACTGGCACACATGGGGTATATCGAGATCGAACAGGCCGGTAAATATGCCGACCCCGTGCTGAGAAAACTGGAAAAAAGTGAGGAGGGATTGACACTCAACCAGAGATATTTGCTCGACCAGATACTCTTTCCAACAAAAACATATTTTGTCATGAAAAAAGGCACAGCGGAGAGTGCGCGCAAACTTAAAAATGGTTTTGAGCATATCAATGACAATCTCTATACCTGGTCTGTAGCGGAAGGATACATGGCTGAAAATCCAAAGAAGACACGTCAGCAGTTTCTTATTAAAAGTCTCCTCTTTTTGCTTCCGGTTGTACTGCTGACCTTCTATACACTTTTCAAGCAGATGGGAATGGATACCATTTTCGTAATGATCTTCCCTGTTGCCTTCGGAAGTGTAGGTGTCACCCTCTTCTTCACCCAGAACAATCTTATGCAAAAATTGATGGGATTGGTATTTGCCGGTGCAGGTCTCACACCTGCTATACTCATCCCACTGGAGCATGGTCTCTCTCTGGGTAGTCTGATCACAGGACCTCTGGGCATTCTGCTACTATTGCTGGGAGTGCTCATCTATATCTATCGGGGCATTGGGAAGTTCACACAGAAAGGTGCCTATGCACAGAAAAAGCTTCTGGGGCTGCAGGAGTTCATAAGACGGGTCAAAGAAGATGAGATCAAGCGGCGGCTTGCACTCGATCCGCTCTACCTGGAAAGACTTCTGCCCTATGCTATGCTTTTTGGCGAAACCAAGCACTGGCTGCATTTCTTTGAACTGCTGAGTGTCTCTACGCCGTCATGGTACCATGGCGATCTCAACAGTATGAGAAATTTTGATTCTGCCGTAAATTCGGCAGCAACACCTCCGTCCCAAAGCAGTGCCGGAGGCGGTTTCTCCGGTGGTGGCGGCTTTTCCGGCGGAGGCGGAGGAGGCGGAGGCGGAGGAAGCTGGTAG
- the feoB gene encoding ferrous iron transport protein B: MHILFVGNPNTGKTALINAIAKSDLEVGNWPGVTVEKKEAEFTYEGEKVALVDLPGAYTLSPYSLEEKITRNMLAEGKFEGIINVIDTTNLRRNLYLTLELIDMQKPMAIALNMFDNFTKRGYELDTGTLEEILGVPVVPTIASRGLSTQKLIDSAIAAVKEQTLPHIQPYQEHIEKEITFLIHAMPKTDLPPRLFAIQLLAGDPYALSLAETMEKNDLIEKSAQARGRLEAHMKLPIKTIITRARYEVIDRLLDIVLKKPILDKVLLSEKIDAVLLHKWLGTPLFFAIMMLMFKLTFDGSGPLVAWISGFFQDFLGKHLSLGLQNTAPSWLESLLSDGILSGVGLVLSFLPLLFLLYFFMAMLEESGYMARVSFLLDRAGRSLGIKGNAFIPMIIGFGCNVPAVFATRALTSKRERIITSLMVPLMSCSARLPIYALFTMIFFQEHQVLVIMSLYLLGITVALILGWVSNRILPSERSNPFFLELPAYHMPNLNAVWILMRPKLRDFVVKAGTVIVMASIVLWGVIKLPVGTDPQDSYLAVAAKQITPLFKPAGFGEHWEPVAAMIPGTLAKEIVIGSLGTIYGTETKNEQTKGTLRKDAVIQFKALGTAVANAFLHMFNIHKENTDGVPQMNTLQQKLKEQFPSPLAAFSYLVFILLYIPCVSTMAAIKEELGVRWMLFETALLPLVAYGVSVLVYQLGLRFLPLF; encoded by the coding sequence ATGCATATCCTCTTTGTAGGGAACCCCAACACCGGTAAAACAGCGCTGATCAATGCCATTGCCAAAAGTGACCTTGAAGTAGGCAACTGGCCCGGGGTCACTGTAGAGAAGAAAGAGGCGGAATTTACCTATGAGGGTGAGAAGGTCGCACTGGTCGATCTGCCCGGGGCCTACACACTAAGCCCCTATTCACTGGAAGAGAAGATCACCAGAAATATGCTGGCAGAAGGAAAATTCGAAGGCATCATCAATGTGATCGACACAACGAATCTCCGTCGCAACCTCTATCTGACATTGGAATTGATAGATATGCAGAAGCCCATGGCCATAGCACTCAATATGTTCGATAATTTCACCAAACGGGGCTATGAACTCGACACCGGTACATTGGAGGAAATATTGGGAGTACCCGTCGTACCGACAATCGCATCGAGAGGATTGAGCACACAAAAGCTTATCGACTCTGCCATTGCAGCGGTCAAGGAACAGACGCTTCCCCATATACAGCCGTATCAGGAGCATATCGAAAAAGAGATCACTTTTTTGATACATGCAATGCCCAAAACCGATCTTCCTCCCCGACTCTTTGCGATCCAGCTTCTTGCAGGTGACCCTTATGCGCTTTCTTTGGCTGAGACCATGGAGAAGAACGATCTCATAGAAAAGTCGGCCCAGGCAAGAGGCAGGCTGGAAGCACATATGAAGCTGCCCATTAAAACGATCATCACCCGTGCCAGATATGAGGTGATCGACCGCTTGCTGGATATCGTTCTGAAAAAACCCATTTTGGACAAAGTACTGCTCAGTGAAAAGATCGATGCCGTTCTTTTGCATAAATGGCTGGGGACCCCTCTTTTCTTTGCCATTATGATGCTGATGTTCAAACTGACCTTTGACGGCAGCGGTCCTCTGGTAGCCTGGATATCCGGCTTTTTTCAGGATTTTCTGGGGAAACATCTCTCTCTGGGCCTTCAGAACACGGCACCCTCCTGGCTGGAATCGCTGCTTTCCGACGGCATCTTAAGTGGTGTAGGTCTGGTACTCTCATTTCTGCCGCTTCTGTTCCTCCTCTATTTCTTTATGGCGATGCTCGAGGAGAGCGGCTATATGGCACGGGTCAGTTTTCTGTTGGACAGGGCGGGAAGGTCTTTGGGTATCAAGGGGAATGCCTTCATCCCCATGATCATCGGTTTCGGCTGCAATGTGCCTGCTGTTTTCGCTACACGTGCACTCACATCGAAAAGGGAGCGTATCATCACTTCGTTGATGGTCCCTTTGATGAGCTGCAGTGCCAGATTGCCGATCTATGCACTGTTTACAATGATCTTTTTTCAGGAACATCAGGTTCTGGTGATCATGTCACTGTACCTTCTGGGGATCACTGTTGCGCTTATTCTGGGCTGGGTATCGAATCGTATTCTGCCGTCAGAAAGGAGCAATCCTTTTTTTCTGGAGCTTCCCGCCTACCATATGCCCAACCTGAATGCGGTTTGGATATTGATGCGACCAAAACTCAGGGATTTCGTCGTAAAAGCAGGGACAGTGATCGTGATGGCATCCATTGTTCTGTGGGGTGTCATCAAGCTTCCTGTGGGGACCGACCCTCAGGATTCGTATCTGGCAGTAGCGGCAAAGCAGATCACACCGCTCTTCAAACCGGCAGGATTCGGAGAGCATTGGGAACCTGTAGCCGCCATGATCCCCGGGACACTTGCAAAAGAGATCGTCATCGGTTCCCTGGGGACGATCTACGGCACTGAAACAAAAAATGAACAGACCAAAGGGACACTCAGGAAAGATGCCGTCATTCAGTTCAAAGCGTTGGGAACGGCTGTGGCAAATGCATTTTTGCATATGTTCAACATACATAAAGAGAATACAGACGGTGTACCGCAGATGAATACGCTGCAGCAAAAGCTTAAAGAACAGTTCCCGTCGCCATTGGCGGCTTTCAGCTACCTGGTCTTTATTTTGCTGTATATTCCCTGTGTCTCTACCATGGCAGCCATCAAAGAAGAGCTCGGCGTACGCTGGATGCTGTTTGAAACAGCTCTCCTGCCGCTTGTGGCCTACGGAGTAAGTGTGCTGGTATATCAGTTGGGACTACGGTTTTTACCGCTTTTTTAA
- a CDS encoding permease, whose protein sequence is MRSKLKSAFNQTLKTLVMISPMLLAVIGLIGLFKTYITPEMLHTLFNGSVLHDMLMGVGLGGLSVGQPFLSYIIGGELLDEGASFYGVTAFILAFVTLGVVQLPLEFAIFGFRFALLRNLLSLLFAFVLSWAIAFTLGAFS, encoded by the coding sequence ATGCGATCAAAACTGAAAAGTGCATTCAATCAGACGCTAAAGACGCTGGTAATGATCTCTCCCATGCTGCTGGCTGTCATCGGACTCATCGGGCTCTTCAAGACATACATCACACCTGAAATGCTCCATACGCTTTTTAACGGATCGGTACTGCACGATATGCTGATGGGTGTGGGTTTGGGCGGTCTGTCCGTGGGACAGCCGTTTTTGAGCTATATCATCGGAGGGGAGCTTCTGGATGAAGGTGCCTCTTTTTACGGTGTAACGGCCTTTATTCTCGCTTTTGTGACACTGGGCGTGGTACAGCTTCCTTTGGAATTCGCTATCTTCGGATTCAGATTCGCACTGCTGCGAAACCTTTTGAGTCTTCTATTCGCTTTTGTTCTCTCCTGGGCCATTGCATTCACACTGGGAGCTTTCTCATGA
- a CDS encoding oleate hydratase has translation MNNYQRITPRKPEGIENKRAFLIGSGIASLSAAEYLMRDGYMQGDQITVFEEGSLAGGAMDGAGNPEEGFIARGGREMEAHYECLWDLYREVPSIEEEGRSVLDEFKELNDMDPNFSKVRVIFNRGEKLRSTTLGLEEKHAKELTKLLLTKEEDLGRTTVEEYFDDSYFETDMWLYWRSMFAFEPWHSLVEMKRYMHRFIHLMPGMSTMRGLVFTKYNQYDSLILPLKKLLESKGVKFEFNTVVTDMDLDVSGDRKTVTAIHLTQNGEEKTIETTADDLVFFTNGSMTENSSLGDMESAPVLNTGEGACWSLWKKLAQKDEAFGKPEVFCSDIDKTKWESYTITAKGPKMRKLLEGFAEREFLPHRTATGGIITVRDSNWLLSVTVNRQPQFKNQPADYTVAWAYALYPDNKGDFIDKKMSECSGRELLQELLYHLGIEEGDMQAYVDECIVIPAMMPYITSQFMPRVKGDRPEVVPEGSVNLAFLGQFCEIEGDCVFTVEYSVRSAIMAVYTLLGIEKSVPEIYPSQYDIRALAAAVKAMKSDHEGIVTRLVESIIRKKLANTTFEGLV, from the coding sequence ATGAATAATTATCAAAGGATCACTCCCCGCAAACCGGAGGGTATTGAAAACAAAAGGGCCTTTTTGATCGGCTCGGGTATTGCATCACTGTCTGCTGCGGAGTATTTGATGCGTGACGGCTATATGCAGGGAGATCAAATAACTGTTTTTGAAGAAGGAAGTCTGGCGGGTGGCGCCATGGACGGAGCAGGCAATCCCGAAGAGGGATTCATCGCGCGCGGCGGCAGGGAGATGGAAGCGCACTATGAGTGCCTGTGGGACCTCTATAGAGAGGTTCCTTCCATTGAAGAGGAGGGGAGGAGTGTCCTCGATGAGTTCAAAGAGTTGAATGACATGGACCCGAATTTTTCCAAGGTCAGGGTCATCTTCAACAGAGGAGAGAAGCTTCGCTCGACCACTTTGGGCCTGGAGGAGAAACATGCCAAGGAGTTGACCAAGCTGCTACTGACCAAAGAGGAGGACCTGGGCAGGACCACTGTAGAGGAATATTTCGATGATTCCTATTTCGAGACCGATATGTGGCTGTACTGGAGAAGCATGTTCGCCTTTGAGCCATGGCACAGCCTTGTAGAGATGAAACGCTATATGCATCGTTTTATCCATCTGATGCCCGGAATGAGCACTATGAGAGGATTGGTGTTTACCAAGTACAACCAATATGACTCGCTGATCCTTCCTTTGAAAAAACTGTTGGAGTCAAAGGGTGTGAAGTTTGAATTCAATACTGTCGTGACCGATATGGATCTGGATGTTTCCGGTGACAGGAAAACCGTCACAGCTATACATTTGACCCAGAATGGTGAAGAGAAGACCATCGAAACGACTGCCGACGACCTGGTCTTTTTCACCAACGGATCGATGACGGAGAATTCTTCTCTTGGCGATATGGAAAGTGCCCCGGTCCTGAATACCGGTGAAGGTGCCTGCTGGAGCCTCTGGAAGAAGCTGGCCCAAAAAGATGAAGCTTTCGGAAAACCTGAAGTATTTTGCAGCGATATAGACAAAACCAAATGGGAATCATACACCATTACCGCGAAAGGTCCCAAAATGCGCAAACTGCTTGAGGGTTTTGCCGAGCGGGAATTTCTCCCCCACCGGACCGCAACAGGAGGGATCATCACTGTCAGGGATTCCAACTGGCTGCTGAGTGTCACTGTCAACAGGCAGCCACAGTTCAAAAACCAGCCAGCCGACTATACGGTCGCATGGGCATATGCACTCTATCCGGACAACAAGGGAGACTTCATCGACAAGAAAATGAGTGAGTGTTCGGGCAGGGAGTTGCTGCAGGAGCTGTTGTACCATCTTGGGATAGAAGAAGGCGATATGCAGGCTTATGTCGATGAGTGCATCGTCATCCCGGCTATGATGCCCTACATTACCAGCCAGTTCATGCCAAGGGTCAAAGGTGACAGACCAGAGGTCGTGCCGGAAGGAAGTGTCAATCTTGCATTTCTGGGACAATTCTGTGAAATAGAGGGTGACTGTGTCTTCACTGTCGAATACTCGGTCCGTTCAGCCATTATGGCTGTCTATACGCTTTTGGGTATCGAGAAGAGTGTTCCCGAGATCTATCCGAGCCAATACGATATTCGTGCATTGGCCGCAGCTGTAAAAGCGATGAAAAGTGATCATGAAGGTATTGTGACAAGGCTTGTCGAAAGCATCATCAGGAAAAAACTGGCCAATACGACCTTCGAAGGATTAGTGTAA
- a CDS encoding FeoA family protein, protein MKLSELHPKQKAIIRSIGDIGELKNRLMELGVLCGEPVQVVRIAPLGDPIEIRIGDEHLALRNEDAQKIEVEAISQLRHRERKGLS, encoded by the coding sequence ATGAAACTCAGTGAACTCCACCCGAAGCAAAAAGCGATCATCAGATCGATCGGCGATATAGGAGAACTCAAGAACCGTCTGATGGAACTTGGTGTGCTCTGCGGCGAACCGGTCCAGGTAGTGCGGATCGCACCACTTGGAGATCCTATAGAGATACGCATAGGGGACGAGCACCTGGCATTGCGGAACGAGGATGCCCAAAAGATAGAGGTCGAGGCGATCTCCCAGCTGCGGCATCGTGAAAGAAAAGGACTTTCGTAA
- a CDS encoding permease, giving the protein MKKNRSGLVMLGIVVVLYGVLFFLKPDETLQALGESLGVLKMIIPILLIVFFLMALLNTFIDEKAISKHLGKLSGVKGWLLALLGGILSHGPGYVWYPLLQNLREQGARDGLVIAFIYARAIKIPWLPLMVSYFGWAFTLVYTFYVVLGAYVQGMIVDRLDRKERDV; this is encoded by the coding sequence ATGAAAAAGAACAGAAGCGGGCTCGTAATGCTCGGCATTGTCGTAGTGCTGTATGGTGTACTCTTTTTTTTGAAGCCGGATGAAACACTGCAGGCACTCGGAGAGAGTCTGGGGGTCCTAAAGATGATCATCCCGATTCTGCTGATCGTCTTTTTCCTGATGGCGCTGCTCAATACTTTCATCGATGAAAAGGCCATTTCGAAGCATTTGGGAAAACTGAGCGGTGTAAAAGGCTGGCTGCTGGCACTGCTGGGAGGCATTTTGAGTCACGGTCCCGGCTATGTCTGGTACCCGCTGCTTCAGAACCTGCGTGAGCAGGGGGCAAGAGACGGCCTTGTCATTGCCTTTATCTATGCCAGGGCCATCAAGATCCCCTGGCTGCCGCTGATGGTCAGCTATTTCGGATGGGCCTTCACACTGGTCTATACATTCTATGTGGTTCTTGGGGCCTATGTGCAGGGAATGATAGTCGACAGACTGGACAGGAAAGAGAGGGATGTATGA